The proteins below come from a single Falco rusticolus isolate bFalRus1 chromosome 8, bFalRus1.pri, whole genome shotgun sequence genomic window:
- the ITGB6 gene encoding integrin beta-6: MGIELLCLCFLFLQRNNNVQGTCSQQSAVTCEDCLLLGPHCAWCFQENYTDSAGIHGRCDTPENLLSKGCQLNLVEFPISEVEIHSNRPLTVASQKNSDVTQISPQKLTLRLRPGHEETIQIKVRQTEDYPIDLYYLMDLSASMDDDLNTIKELGSTLSKEMSKLTSNFRLGFGSFVEKPVSPFIKTTAAEINNPCRSVPYECLPTFGYKHVLSLTNDAEKFNEIVKGQRISANIDTPEGGFDAIMQAAVCKEKIGWRNDSLHLLVFVSDADSHFGMDSKLAGIVIPNDGNCHLDHNNEYSMSTVQEYPTIGQLIDKLVQNSVLLIFAVTNEQVHIYENYAKLIPGATVGRLQKDSGNILQLIIAAYQELRSEVELEILGETDGLNLSFTAICNEGTFSPHQRKCSRVKVGDTVSFNMTVRLSSCEKARRHIVIKPVGLSDTLEMEIHPQCSCNCQAKAELNSPKCNKGKGSLECGVCVCSPGYAGPRCECDESSLGTSSCKGSAEQSSCSGRGDCYCGQCVCHPSLYGKVYGPRCECDDFSCVRHRGLQCGGNGDCDCGECMCHSGWTGEYCNCTTDTSACIAEDGTLCSGRGECICGSCACTHPGASGQTCEKCPLCSDPCSSRRSCVECHLASDDKSLGECSEKCKSVDATISTAKDYSEEKSIPCSLQGENECITTFLLAVDEQGRTVIHSIEQKDCPQLPNIPMIMVGVTLAILLIGIVLLCIWKLLVSVQDRKEVAKFEAEKSKVKWQTETNPLYRGSTSTFKNVTYKNQEKQKGAMAADFS; encoded by the exons ATGGGGATTGAATTGCTTTGCCTCTGTTTCctatttctgcaaagaaataacAATGTGCAAG GGACCTGTTCTCAGCAAAGTGCAGTGACTTGTGAAGATTGTTTGCTTTTGGGACCACACTGTGCTTGGTGTTTTCAAGAG AATTACACAGACTCAGCTGGAATTCATGGGAGGTGTGATACCCCAGAAAACCTTTTGTCAAAAGGATGCCAGTTGAATTTGGTTGAATTTCCCATTTCAGAGGTAGAAATTCACAGTAACAGGCCCCTAACTGTAGCATCCCAGAAGAATTCTGATGTCACACAGATTTCTCCTCAAAAATTAACTCTCAGGCTGAGACCAG GACATGAAGAAACAATACAGATCAAGGTGCGTCAAACTGAAGATTATCCAATTGATCTCTACTACCTCATGGATCTTTCAGCCTCTATGGATGATGATCTGAATACAATCAAAGAACTGGGTTCCACTCTTTCTAAAGAAATGTCAAAACTGACGAGCAACTTCAGACTGGGGTTTGGATCTTTTGTTGAAAAACCAGTTTCACCATTTATCAAAActacagctgcagaaataaacaaCCCTTGCAG AAGTGTTCCGTACGAGTGCTTACCCACCTTTGGATACAAACATGTTTTATCACTAACAAACGATGCTGAAAAATTCAATGAAATTGTGAAAGGACAGCGAATCTCTGCTAACATAGACACTCCAGAGGGAGGATTCGATGCAATTATGCAGGCAGCTGTTTGCAAG gaaaaaattggATGGAGGAACGATTCTCTACATTTGCTGGTGTTTGTGAGTGATGCTGATTCCCATTTTGGGATGGACAGTAAACTGGCAGGGATTGTTATTCCTAATGACGGGAACTGTCATTTGGACCACAATAATGAATATTCCATGTCAACTGTTCAG GAGTATCCCACAATTGGACAATTAATTGACAAACTTGTGCAAAACAGTGTTCTATTAATTTTTGCTGTAACAAATGAGCAAGTTCACATATATGAG aactATGCAAAGCTTATTCCTGGAGCTACAGTTGGACGATTACAGAAGGATTCTGGAAATATTCTCCAGCTGATCATTGCTGCTTATCAG GAGCTGAGATCCGAGGTGGAGCTGGAGATCTTGGGAGAGACAGATGGGCTCAATCTCTCTTTCACAGCCATCTGTAACGAGGGGACCTTTTCTCCACATCAGAGGAAATGCTCTCGTGTTAAAGTGGGGGACACA GTCTCTTTCAACATGACTGTAAGACTCTCCTCTTGTGAAAAAGCCAGAAGGCATATTGTGATAAAACCCGTGGGGCTCAGCGACACtctggaaatggaaattcaCCCCCAGTGCAGCTGTAACTGTCAGGCAAAGGCCGAGCTGAACAGCCCAAAATGCAACAAGGGGAAGGGATCGCTGGAGTGCGGGGTGTGCGTCTGCAGCCCGGGCTACGCGGGGCCACGCTGCGAGTGTGACGAGAGCTCCCTCGgcaccagctcctgcaagggctcagcagagcagagctcctgcagcGGGAGAGGGGACTGCTACTGCGGGCAGTGCGTCTGCCACCCGTCCCTGTACGGGAAGGTGTATGGGCCGCGCTGCGAGTGCGATGACTTCTCATGTGTGAGACACAGAGGGCTCCAGTGTGGAG GCAATGGTGACTGTGACTGCGGGGAATGCATGTGCCACAGTGGATGGACTGGGGAATACTGTAATTGCACAACTGACACCAGCGCCTGTATTGCTGAGGATGGGACGCTGTGCAGTGGGAGAGGCGAATGCATCTGTGGGTCTTGTGCTTGCACCCATCCAGGGGCTTCAGGCCAAACGTGTGAAAAATGCCCTCTCTGCAGTGACCCTTGCAGTTCCAGGCG gagctgtgtggAATGTCACTTGGCTTCTGATGACAAGTCACTGGGAGAATGCagtgaaaaatgcaaatcagtTGATGCAACCATCAGCACAGCAAAGG attattcagaggaaaaatcCATTCCCTGCTCTTTGCAGGGGGAAAATGAATGTATAACCACATTTCTACTGGCTGTGGATGAACAGGGAAGGACAGTCATTCATAGCATAGAACAGAAGG ATTGCCCACAGCTTCCAAATATCCCAATGATAATGGTGGGTGTCACCCTTGCTATCCTTCTCATTGGCATTGTTTTACTTTGTATATGGAAATTATTGGTGTCAGTTCAAGACCGAAAAGAGGTGGCCAAgtttgaagcagaaaaatcaaaagttaAATGGCAGACG gAAACAAATCCACTGTACAGAGGCTCAacaagcacttttaaaaatgtaacttacAAGaaccaagaaaagcaaaaaggggCCATGGCTGCAGATTTCTCTTAG